A single region of the Leptothrix cholodnii SP-6 genome encodes:
- a CDS encoding CDP-6-deoxy-delta-3,4-glucoseen reductase, translating to MNLSVTVQPAGRSFEVMRDETMLGAAIRQGVGLPYGCKDGACSSCKSRLIEGRVIHGAHQLKALSVAEEEAGFILTCCATPQTDCVIEQRQVAAAGQFSILKMPVRVSSIERPAPDVALLRLQLPANQAFRYHAGQYVEFILRDGVRRSYSMANAPELVQGSIELHIRHMPGGRFTDHVFGAMKEKEILRIEGPYGSFFLREDSDKPIVLLASGTGFAPIKALIEHMRARGIVRPTRLYWGCRSRADLYLHNWAEQAAGELPWLSYEPVLSQPRADDGWCGRTGLVHHAVLADLPDLRGHQVYACGAPIMVESARCDFVAQAGLPDEEFYADAFTSEADKHVS from the coding sequence ATGAATCTGAGCGTGACCGTACAACCGGCCGGACGCAGCTTCGAGGTGATGCGTGACGAGACGATGCTGGGGGCGGCGATCCGTCAGGGCGTCGGCCTGCCTTATGGCTGCAAGGATGGCGCCTGCAGTTCCTGCAAGAGTCGCCTGATCGAGGGCCGCGTGATCCACGGCGCCCACCAGCTCAAGGCGCTGAGCGTGGCCGAAGAGGAGGCCGGTTTCATCCTGACCTGCTGCGCCACGCCGCAGACCGATTGCGTGATCGAGCAGCGCCAGGTCGCGGCGGCGGGCCAGTTCTCGATCCTGAAGATGCCGGTGCGGGTGTCATCGATCGAGCGGCCGGCGCCCGACGTGGCCTTGCTGCGGCTTCAGCTGCCGGCCAATCAGGCTTTCCGGTATCACGCCGGGCAGTACGTCGAGTTCATCTTGCGCGACGGCGTGCGGCGCAGCTATTCGATGGCCAATGCGCCCGAGCTGGTGCAGGGCAGCATCGAACTGCACATCCGCCACATGCCGGGCGGGCGCTTCACCGACCATGTCTTCGGGGCGATGAAGGAAAAGGAGATCCTGCGCATCGAAGGGCCGTACGGCAGCTTCTTCCTGCGCGAGGACAGCGACAAGCCGATCGTGCTGCTGGCGTCGGGCACCGGTTTCGCGCCGATCAAGGCGCTGATCGAACACATGCGCGCACGCGGCATCGTGCGGCCGACCCGGCTCTATTGGGGTTGCCGCAGCCGCGCCGACCTCTATCTGCACAACTGGGCCGAACAGGCTGCCGGCGAGTTGCCTTGGCTGAGCTACGAGCCGGTGCTGTCGCAGCCGCGTGCCGACGATGGCTGGTGCGGTCGGACCGGACTGGTGCATCACGCGGTGCTGGCGGATCTGCCGGACCTGCGCGGTCATCAGGTCTATGCCTGCGGCGCGCCGATCATGGTCGAGTCGGCCCGTTGCGATTTCGTGGCCCAGGCCGGCCTGCCCGACGAGGAGTTCTACGCCGACGCCTTCACCAGCGAAGCCGACAAGCACGTCAGCTGA
- a CDS encoding S1C family serine protease, whose protein sequence is MRLYFSFGPMLRFLRVLHQWQWSWPVVWPWLAVVVLSLVSAVWTPASAASLGIGVDRGADDREAIGRALQRASDASIGLVVRAVEGASSAETLGDVRKGSGVVISADGVVLTIGYLILEAEQIDLVLDDGRLVPARALAYDLATGFGLVQALVPLPVPSVPLGDSAQVGADETLMFVSGGQGGAVSPARLLARSRFAGYWEYLIDGALFTAPARRDHSGAGLYNRRGELVGIGSLALPDARASVRQPGAWLHPVDDEVGRIPGNMFVPIDLLKPILGELRSQGRSQASRRAWLGLNCSEADGRVTVLRVSRDSPAQAAGLEPGDRILRLDGVAIDDLAGFYQHLWEDGDPEREIHLEITRAGQPRDLLLRAVDRSVTLKRARGI, encoded by the coding sequence CAATGGTCGTGGCCTGTCGTCTGGCCATGGCTGGCCGTGGTGGTGCTGTCGCTGGTTTCGGCGGTGTGGACGCCCGCCTCGGCCGCTTCGCTGGGCATCGGTGTCGACCGCGGCGCCGATGACCGCGAGGCCATCGGCCGCGCGCTGCAGCGTGCCAGCGATGCCTCGATCGGACTGGTCGTCCGCGCCGTCGAAGGCGCTTCATCGGCCGAGACGCTGGGTGACGTCCGCAAGGGTTCGGGCGTGGTCATCAGCGCCGACGGCGTCGTGCTGACCATCGGCTACCTGATCCTCGAGGCCGAACAGATCGACCTGGTGCTCGACGACGGCCGCCTGGTGCCGGCGCGCGCGCTGGCCTACGACCTTGCCACCGGCTTCGGACTGGTGCAGGCGCTGGTGCCGCTGCCGGTTCCGTCGGTGCCGCTGGGCGATTCGGCCCAGGTCGGCGCCGACGAGACGCTGATGTTCGTCAGCGGCGGTCAGGGTGGCGCGGTGAGCCCGGCGCGTCTGCTGGCGCGCAGCCGGTTTGCCGGCTATTGGGAATACCTGATCGACGGCGCCCTGTTCACGGCCCCGGCGCGGCGCGATCACAGCGGTGCGGGCCTGTACAACCGCCGCGGCGAACTGGTCGGCATCGGTTCGCTGGCGCTGCCCGATGCCCGTGCCAGCGTGCGTCAACCGGGCGCCTGGCTGCATCCGGTCGATGACGAGGTGGGCCGGATCCCCGGCAACATGTTCGTGCCGATCGATCTGCTCAAGCCGATCCTGGGTGAATTGCGCAGCCAGGGCCGTTCCCAGGCCAGCCGCCGGGCGTGGCTGGGGCTGAACTGCAGCGAGGCCGATGGCCGCGTCACGGTGTTGCGGGTCAGTCGCGACAGCCCGGCGCAGGCGGCCGGCCTGGAGCCGGGCGACCGCATCCTGCGGCTCGACGGCGTGGCGATCGACGACCTGGCGGGCTTCTACCAGCACCTCTGGGAGGACGGCGACCCCGAGCGCGAGATCCACCTCGAGATCACGCGCGCCGGCCAGCCGCGCGATCTGCTGCTGCGTGCCGTCGATCGGTCCGTCACGCTCAAGCGCGCCCGCGGCATCTGA
- a CDS encoding SirB1 family protein, whose protein sequence is MLWTAPTPLDYFASLVADDDHFALTEAAVALAQDDHPELDTQSVLATLDAHAQAVRQRFETPAGELHKLRKLHHYLYVDLALAGNVNDFYSPANSHLHEVLRTRRGIPISLAVIYLELAGQLGLEAHGLSFPGHFLIKLRLPLGDAVIDPLNGTSLSRQELEDRLEPYLRRGRDWGVEGAGAPADLLAPFLVPASPREIISRMLRNLEAVHRSNDDLPRMLQVQQRLVVLQPDEWDWRRDRGLTLAKLGQTEAAIADLALYLRHARTLDDRARVAAQLEALREAGPPRWH, encoded by the coding sequence ATGCTCTGGACCGCGCCCACCCCGCTCGACTACTTCGCCTCGCTGGTCGCCGATGACGACCACTTCGCGTTGACCGAAGCGGCCGTCGCCCTGGCGCAGGACGACCACCCCGAGCTCGACACCCAGTCCGTGCTGGCCACCCTCGACGCCCACGCGCAGGCCGTGCGGCAGCGCTTCGAGACGCCCGCCGGCGAGCTGCACAAGCTGCGCAAGCTGCACCACTACCTGTATGTCGACCTCGCGCTGGCGGGCAACGTCAACGACTTCTACAGCCCGGCCAACAGCCACCTGCACGAGGTGCTGCGCACCCGCCGCGGCATCCCGATCTCGCTGGCGGTGATCTACCTCGAGCTGGCTGGCCAGCTCGGCCTCGAGGCCCACGGGCTGTCGTTCCCGGGGCACTTCCTGATCAAGCTGCGGCTGCCGCTGGGCGATGCGGTGATCGATCCGCTCAACGGCACCTCGCTGTCGCGCCAGGAGCTCGAAGACCGGCTCGAGCCCTATCTGCGGCGCGGCCGCGACTGGGGCGTCGAAGGGGCGGGCGCGCCGGCCGACCTGCTGGCGCCGTTCCTGGTGCCGGCCAGCCCGCGCGAGATCATCTCGCGCATGCTGCGCAACCTCGAGGCCGTGCACCGCAGCAACGACGACCTGCCGCGCATGCTGCAGGTCCAGCAGCGCCTGGTGGTGCTGCAGCCCGACGAGTGGGATTGGCGCCGCGACCGTGGCCTGACGCTGGCCAAGCTCGGCCAGACCGAGGCTGCGATCGCCGACCTGGCGCTCTATCTGCGCCACGCCCGCACCCTCGATGACCGCGCCCGTGTCGCTGCCCAGCTGGAGGCCTTGCGCGAGGCCGGTCCACCGCGTTGGCATTGA
- a CDS encoding NAD-dependent epimerase/dehydratase family protein, translating to MTLATRRQRAAARRSRTKLDAARAPAATPPRPFRRSRLLIIGCGDVGQRVVRALGGRLRVRALTSQAERLPALRALGVTPLLGDLDDAASLRRLSALSGWVLHLAPPPGAGEHDTRTRALLHAWAMGGNVRRLVYASTSGVYGDAAGARFDETRPTAPATARARRRVDAEQQIRRWARRQGVAASILRIPGIYAGDRPGGHPRERLQRGTPVLRSEDDVYTNHIHADDLARICLAALMRGRPLRAYHASDTSDLRMGDYFDLAADLCGLPRPRRISRTDAQRELGPMLLSFMSESRRLDNARLLNELRVHLRHPHVRTGLLV from the coding sequence ATGACCCTTGCAACCCGGCGCCAGCGCGCCGCAGCCCGTCGATCGCGGACCAAGCTGGACGCCGCCCGCGCCCCGGCCGCGACACCACCCCGGCCGTTCAGGCGGTCGCGCCTGCTGATCATCGGCTGCGGCGACGTCGGCCAGCGCGTGGTGCGCGCCCTCGGCGGCCGCCTGCGGGTGCGCGCCCTCACCTCGCAAGCCGAGCGCCTGCCGGCGCTGCGCGCGCTCGGCGTCACACCGCTGCTCGGCGACCTCGATGACGCCGCCAGCCTGCGCCGGCTGTCTGCGCTGTCGGGCTGGGTGCTGCACCTGGCCCCGCCACCCGGCGCGGGCGAGCACGACACCCGCACCCGTGCCCTGCTGCACGCCTGGGCGATGGGCGGGAACGTTCGACGACTGGTCTACGCCAGCACCAGCGGGGTCTACGGCGATGCCGCGGGCGCGCGTTTCGATGAAACCCGGCCGACCGCGCCGGCCACTGCGCGGGCACGTCGCCGGGTCGACGCCGAACAGCAGATCCGCCGCTGGGCGCGCCGCCAGGGTGTGGCAGCCAGCATCCTGCGCATCCCCGGCATCTACGCCGGCGACCGCCCCGGCGGCCATCCGCGCGAGCGCCTGCAGCGTGGCACGCCGGTGCTGCGCAGCGAGGACGACGTCTACACCAACCACATCCACGCCGACGACCTGGCGCGCATCTGCCTGGCTGCGCTGATGCGCGGCCGGCCGCTGCGGGCCTATCACGCCAGCGACACGAGCGACCTGCGGATGGGCGACTACTTCGACCTCGCGGCCGACCTGTGCGGACTGCCACGCCCGCGCCGCATCAGCCGCACCGACGCGCAGCGGGAACTCGGCCCGATGCTGCTGAGCTTCATGAGCGAATCCAGGCGCCTGGACAACGCCCGCCTGCTCAACGAACTGCGGGTGCACCTGCGGCACCCGCACGTCCGGACCGGCCTGCTGGTCTGA
- the murJ gene encoding murein biosynthesis integral membrane protein MurJ, translating into MNLLRAASLVSAWTLASRITGLVREQLIAAAFGASSATDAYQVAFRIPNLLRRLFAEGAFSQAFVPILAASRARQGDEATSRLIDAVATVLLWVLLLVCLLGVLGAPVLVWLMASGLPEQGQADAVTMTRWMFPYIGCMSLVALSAGILNTWRRFAVPAATPVLLNLSVIGAAWWLAPVFERQGWPPIRSLAVGVMIGGLLQLALQVPALLRIGVFPRVGLTPARFRAAWAHDGVHHILRQMAPALLGVSVAQLSLLINTQIASHLQPGSVSWLTYADRLMEFPTALLGVALGVVLLPQLSAAQASGESERYSALLDWGLRLVVLLALPCAVALLVFPQPLVAVLYHYGQFKPTDVNQTVIALMGYGAGLLGLVAIKVLAPGFYARQDIRTPVRIAITVLVLTQLMNLALVPLLGHAGLALSIGLAALVNATWLLIGLRRRGSYRPSAEWRGFLLRIGLACGVMGVGLAWAARAIDWIGLGASPGLRVLWLAGVLVAAALAYFGSLLLAGVQLRQFARRH; encoded by the coding sequence ATGAACCTGCTGCGCGCCGCCTCACTTGTTTCTGCCTGGACGCTGGCATCGCGTATCACCGGGCTGGTGCGCGAGCAGCTGATCGCCGCGGCCTTCGGCGCCAGCAGCGCGACCGACGCCTACCAGGTCGCCTTCCGCATCCCCAACCTGCTGCGCCGGCTGTTTGCCGAGGGTGCGTTCTCGCAGGCTTTCGTGCCGATCCTGGCCGCCAGCCGCGCCAGGCAGGGCGACGAAGCCACCTCGCGCCTGATCGACGCCGTCGCCACCGTGCTGCTGTGGGTGCTGCTGCTGGTCTGCCTGCTGGGCGTGCTGGGCGCGCCGGTGCTGGTGTGGCTGATGGCGTCGGGCCTGCCCGAGCAGGGCCAGGCCGACGCCGTCACGATGACGCGCTGGATGTTCCCGTACATCGGTTGCATGTCGCTGGTGGCGCTGTCGGCCGGCATCCTCAACACCTGGAGGCGTTTTGCCGTGCCGGCCGCCACGCCGGTGCTGCTGAACCTGAGCGTGATTGGCGCGGCCTGGTGGCTGGCGCCGGTGTTCGAGCGCCAGGGCTGGCCGCCGATCCGATCGCTGGCGGTGGGCGTGATGATCGGCGGCCTGCTGCAGCTGGCGCTGCAGGTGCCGGCGCTGCTGCGCATCGGCGTGTTCCCGCGGGTGGGCCTGACGCCTGCGCGTTTTCGTGCGGCCTGGGCGCACGATGGCGTGCACCACATCCTGCGGCAGATGGCGCCGGCGCTGCTGGGCGTGTCGGTGGCGCAGCTGTCGCTGCTGATCAATACGCAGATCGCCTCGCATCTGCAACCCGGCTCGGTCTCGTGGCTGACCTATGCCGATCGCCTGATGGAGTTCCCGACCGCGCTGCTCGGTGTCGCGCTCGGCGTGGTGCTGCTGCCGCAGCTGTCGGCGGCGCAGGCCTCGGGCGAGTCCGAACGCTATTCGGCGCTGCTCGACTGGGGCCTGCGCCTGGTGGTGCTGCTGGCGCTGCCGTGCGCGGTGGCCTTGCTGGTGTTTCCGCAGCCGCTGGTGGCGGTGCTGTATCACTACGGCCAGTTCAAGCCGACCGACGTGAACCAGACCGTGATCGCGCTGATGGGCTACGGCGCCGGGTTGCTCGGGCTGGTGGCGATCAAGGTGCTGGCGCCGGGTTTCTACGCGCGCCAGGACATCCGCACGCCGGTGCGCATCGCCATCACCGTGCTGGTGCTGACGCAGCTGATGAACCTGGCGCTGGTGCCGCTGCTCGGGCATGCCGGGCTGGCCCTGTCGATCGGGCTGGCCGCGCTGGTCAATGCCACCTGGCTGCTGATCGGGCTGCGCCGGCGCGGCAGCTATCGGCCGTCGGCCGAGTGGCGGGGTTTCCTGCTGCGCATCGGCCTGGCCTGCGGCGTGATGGGTGTCGGCCTGGCCTGGGCCGCCCGCGCCATCGACTGGATCGGGCTCGGTGCATCGCCGGGTCTGCGGGTGCTGTGGCTGGCCGGCGTGCTGGTGGCCGCGGCGCTGGCCTACTTCGGATCGCTGCTGCTGGCGGGGGTTCAGTTGCGCCAGTTCGCGCGTCGACATTGA
- the rpsT gene encoding 30S ribosomal protein S20 — translation MATASKAKKKTVRIASGRKRARQDVKLNAANTALRSKFRTAVKGVLKAVATGDKAKASDTFKSAQSVIDSIADKGIFHKNKASRLKSRLSAKVKALAVAA, via the coding sequence ATGGCCACCGCTTCCAAAGCCAAGAAAAAGACGGTTCGCATTGCGTCGGGCCGCAAGCGCGCCCGCCAGGACGTCAAGCTCAACGCCGCCAACACCGCGCTGCGCTCGAAGTTCCGCACCGCCGTCAAGGGTGTGCTGAAGGCCGTTGCCACTGGCGACAAGGCCAAAGCCAGCGACACCTTCAAGTCTGCCCAAAGCGTGATCGACTCGATCGCCGACAAGGGCATCTTCCACAAGAACAAGGCCAGCCGTCTGAAGAGCCGCCTGTCTGCCAAGGTCAAAGCCTTGGCTGTCGCGGCCTGA